A stretch of the Microcella sp. genome encodes the following:
- a CDS encoding UDP-glucose dehydrogenase family protein, with protein MRISVIGCGYLGAVHAAGMAELGHNVIGIDVDAQKIAALARAEAPFYEPGLPELLRAHRSRLLFTTDVAAARDARVHFIAVGTPQRPDSPAADTRFVDAAVDALLPHLAPGHLVVGKSTVPVGTAERLAARVRTTGARLAWNPEFLREGRAVDDTLHPDRLVYGVEPDDDTSVAVLDAVYAAPLAAGTPRMATDLATAQLVKTAANAFLATKISFINAMAEVAEASGADVTLLADAIGLDARIGRAFLNAGLGFGGGCLPKDIRAFRARGDELGVGEALAFLGEVDSINLRRRTRVVDVLEHELGPLIGRRIAVLGLAFKPDSDDVRDSPALAVVQLLRERGAVVVATDPVAIETARLRDPLPIYAATVEQVLEGAEAVVLATEWAEYRGLDPVVAGSGVANRLVVDARNALDVDRWRDAGWVVRGLGRAHASRVEDPRAVQREPEHATERQPDHV; from the coding sequence ATGCGAATCTCGGTGATCGGGTGCGGCTACTTGGGCGCGGTGCACGCCGCGGGAATGGCCGAGCTCGGCCACAACGTCATCGGCATCGATGTCGACGCGCAGAAGATCGCGGCGCTCGCTCGCGCTGAGGCTCCGTTCTACGAGCCGGGCCTGCCCGAACTGCTGCGCGCGCACCGGTCGCGACTGCTGTTCACGACCGACGTCGCCGCGGCGCGGGATGCTCGCGTGCACTTCATCGCTGTCGGAACCCCGCAACGCCCTGACTCGCCGGCTGCCGACACGAGGTTCGTCGACGCGGCCGTCGACGCTCTGCTGCCGCACCTCGCACCCGGGCACCTCGTCGTCGGCAAGTCGACGGTGCCGGTGGGCACGGCGGAGCGTCTCGCCGCCCGCGTGCGCACCACGGGCGCCCGCCTGGCCTGGAACCCCGAGTTCTTGCGAGAGGGCCGCGCCGTCGACGACACGCTCCACCCCGACCGACTGGTCTACGGTGTCGAGCCCGACGACGACACGAGTGTCGCTGTGCTCGATGCCGTCTACGCCGCGCCGCTTGCTGCGGGCACTCCGCGCATGGCGACCGACCTTGCGACCGCTCAGCTCGTGAAGACGGCGGCCAACGCCTTTCTCGCGACCAAGATCTCGTTCATCAACGCGATGGCCGAGGTCGCCGAGGCCTCGGGCGCTGACGTCACGCTGCTCGCCGACGCGATCGGCCTCGATGCCCGCATCGGTCGCGCCTTCCTCAACGCCGGGCTCGGGTTCGGCGGCGGATGCCTGCCGAAAGACATCCGCGCTTTCCGGGCCCGCGGTGATGAGCTCGGCGTCGGTGAGGCGCTCGCCTTTCTCGGCGAGGTCGACAGCATCAACCTTCGTCGTCGCACGCGCGTGGTCGACGTGCTCGAGCACGAGCTGGGGCCGCTCATCGGGCGCCGCATCGCCGTGCTCGGCCTCGCTTTCAAGCCCGACTCTGACGATGTGCGCGACTCGCCGGCGCTCGCCGTCGTGCAACTGCTGCGCGAGCGCGGCGCGGTCGTCGTGGCCACCGACCCGGTCGCGATCGAGACGGCACGACTGCGCGACCCGCTGCCGATCTACGCCGCGACCGTCGAGCAAGTGCTCGAGGGCGCCGAGGCTGTCGTGCTCGCGACCGAGTGGGCCGAGTACCGAGGTCTCGACCCGGTCGTCGCCGGTTCAGGCGTGGCGAATCGGCTCGTCGTCGATGCCCGCAACGCCCTCGACGTCGACCGCTGGCGTGATGCCGGCTGGGTCGTGCGCGGCCTCGGTCGGGCGCATGCGTCGCGCGTCGAAGACCCACGAGCGGTACAGCGCGAACCGGAACACGCTACCGAGCGCCAGCCCGATCACGTTTGA